The sequence ATATTCAACATCCGGGATACCCCAGAGGTATCGTTCTGCAGGGGTCGTAACACGCTCTTCGACCTCTTTGGGCGTGGCACCGGTGAAAGGTATCATTACATCCACCATCGGAACCAGTATCTGAGGCTCCTCTTCGCGGGGGGTAAGATATATCGCCATGAGCCCCAAAAGGAGCGAGGCAATTATCATCAAAGGTGTCAGCTTTGATGTAACGAACATCTTGGCCAGCTTTCCTGCCGGCCCCAGTTTTTGATCATTCATAGGTCACCTGTCTGGAACTTCTTGTTGGCATCGCTCTCCGCAACGCTGTATCTGCTATCCACAAGCCTAAGCGAGATCATCGCCCAGTTCTGTATCGTCTGGGAATAATCAAGAAGGGGGAGCGTCCCTTCCATATATCTCTGACGTGCGAGCTTAAGCGCCTTAGCCGCCTCATCGGTCGCTTTTTTGTTCAATTTGTATTGTTCTATGCAGGCGTTAAGTCTTTGAGCGCTGTTCTCTTTTTCGGCCTCGGCCTTCAGTTTCATCGCCTCAAAGTTATCCCTTGCCGCCGCCCTGTTCGCGTTGGCCTCTTTTACTTTGCCGAACCTCTCGCCGGAAAATATAGGCCACGAAAATAGCATCCCCGCCTCATATGAACCGTCGCTTGATTTAAAATCTCCGGTGTATCTGTTGTATGCGGCAAAGAGGTCTATGTTGGGACCGAACGTTGACTTCGCCGACTTATGCTCAGAAATTGCGGCCTTGTAGATGGCCTCGGCGGCCTTAACGTCACCCCTTGTGTCAGAGGTCGACGGTCCTTCATTGAAGGACCTTTGCGCCTCGGGGATGCTGTCGGTAAGCTCAACGCCTTCCGTGTCTTTTATACCCAGAAGCGCCGTGAGACATCTTTTTGTGTTGTCCCCCATCGTTTCTACCCTTACCAGTTGCGACTCAAGGTCGCTTCTTACCGACTTTGCAACTATGTAGTTCGTTTCGTTGGCGCTGGAAGGGGCGCTCGCCTGTTCATAGCTAGCCTCCAGTGCCTTCATGGAATATATAGCCTCTTTGAGCACTCTCGCCTTTTCTCTGTAGGCGACCGCCTGATAATAGAGACTGACCACATCAAGCCTTAAAGATTCCCTTTCGAACCCGCTCATCTGCTTCACCAAATCCAGCTGATGGCTGGCCGCTCCCCTTCTATAGAGATCCGTTGTGCTGTGAAGCACCGGCTGTGTTATCTCGGCCCTTGTCACCCAGTTGTTGATCGCGTTCGGATGATTGAGATTGTTTATCGCCATATCCTGCGCGGTGAACTTTCCCTGCTGCAGCTTTCCGCCAAAGACCCCCACAGGGTCATCGGTCCTCACATATCTCTCCAGAACGTTCACCTGCGGCATAAAGGCCCCGCTCGCCGAAAGGAGCCTTCCTTCCGCCGATCTGACCTCTGACCTGAGGGCGGAGTTCCTTGGAGAGCTGTCAACAAGCTCAAGCGCCTTTGAAAGCGTGAGCGGTTCCACCGCATACGATATCAACGGGATGACAGCGGCGATCGTAACCAAGAATTTTATTTTCATATGTTCGCCTTTATTTGCAAAATAGCGCCTTCATTAGGTCCAAGAACTCGAGAAGTCTTTTATCTTTGATGGAATAGAATATCTGATTTCCTTCGCGCCTTGCCTCCACAAGGTCCCGCTCCTTCATCTTTGAAAGATGCTGCGAGACGGTTGGCTGAGGATAGCCGGTCGCTTCGGAAAGCTCGTTGACCCCCTTCTCCCCGGAACGAAGCGTCATGACGATCACAAGTCTCGCTTCATTCGCCAGCCCCTTAAGACAATGCCCTGCCCTGTGCGCCCGCTCCCTTAACTCCTTGGCCTGTATATTCATATATGCGAATATATCTATATATGAATATATTAATGTCAATAACAAAATAATAGTTCTTGAAAGGGGGGTTCTTATGGCATAATAGCGCCCGAACATATGGGAACGGGACTTTTAAATAACCAGCTACTGGTTCTTTTGGCAATAATATCAATTGGTTACATTATAGGCCATATCAAAATAAAGGGTATCTCTTTCGGCTCCAGCGCCTGCCTCTTTGTGGCCATAGCCGCCGGCATTTTGGGGGCGGAGATCCCTTCGATAATAATGAGCATCGGGGTCATCTTCTTCATATACCCGATAGGTCTTCAGGCCGGGGCCCAGTTCTTCAGGCAATTTCACAGGCGCGGACTTAAATTTGCCGGACTTGCGCTCTTCACCGTCAGCACAGGAGCATTGACCGCGCTCCTGCTTGCCATACCGCTAAAGGTGGACATAGCGAGTGCCGCCGGAATTTTCGCGGGTGCGATGACCTCTACCCCCGCCCTTGCCTCGGCGATAAACGCCATCCAGACATATCTCCCGGGCCACAGCGGCCAGGCATCGCTCGGATACGCGGTCGCCTACCCTTTCGGGCTTATAAGTGAAATGCTCTTTGTTCAGCTTGTCCCCAAAATATTCTCCAAAAGGGTGAACGCCGATCGTGAGAACGAGGCCAAAGAGCGAGAGGTAAGAGGTTTTAAGAGCAGGTCCTTCAAGCTCACGAATATAAACCTGACAGGGAAGACCCTTGATGAACTCGATATCCACAACATTGCACACGTAAATCTCACAAGATTCAAACGGGGCGAGCACATTACCATCTGCACGCCGGACGCAAAGTTCGAACTTGGAGATACAGTGGTGGCGGTGGGACAGGCCGCCGAACTTGAAAAGTTCCGTATCCTCTTCGGCGAGGATATGGGCCAGGAGCTCCCGCCTCCGGGTTTTATGGCGATAAAGGACCTTTTCGTGAGCAGTTCAAAACTTGCTGGAAGATTGCTACGGAACCTAAAGCTGCCTGAAAGCTACGGCATAACGATAACCAGGCTTTATCGCGGCGAGGTGGAAATAACCCCTACCGGCGGCGTTTCGCTCGAGATAGGCGACATGATGAAGGTCGTGGGGCGAATGGAGAACGTTGAGCGCTTCATTAAGATGGCCGGCTCCGAGAGAAGAAGGCTTGACGACACGAATATTCTCATACTTACCATCGGAATGTTCTTCGGCGCCCTTTTGGGAGAAATCCCTTTTGTTATCGGAAATTTTTCATTGAAGCTAGGCGTTGCCGGCGGGCCATTATTTGTCGCTCTCATCTTGGGTCACTTTGGGAAGATAGGAAAATGGTCCGTAAGGATACCCAACGCCACAAAGATATTCCTGCGCGATCTTGGGCTTGTACTATTTCTCATCGGGATCGGCGTAAAGACGGGCCATGAACTAATAGCCAGCATTGGCGGTCATAGTATAATATCATGTATCATATTGGGCGCTGCGGTCTCGCTCGTTTCGCTCTTTGGTTCATATTTCCTTGTTCACAAGATATTCAAACTTCCTATCACACAATCGTTGGGTGCCGTGTGTGGCGCCAAGACAAGCAGCCCATCCTTGGGAGTATTGATAAAGACCGTGGAGGATGATTCGCCGGCGGTCACTTACGCCGCGGTCTATCCCGTTGCCATCATCATGCTTACGCTCGTCGGTCAGCTTTTTGTGTGGATAGGCACTACCCTGCTCGGAAGATAGTTCCAAAAAACATTTCCAAAAAACATTCCTTGAAAAAATGGCAAATAAGATGTCTATTGTGGTCCACTTATGGCGGCTCATAATTCTATACTGGAAAGCATCGGTAAGACCCCGATCGTAAGACTTAACAAGATAGGAAAAGGCCTTACGGCGGCCCTCTTTGCAAAATGCGAGGCCGCGAATCCGGGCGGAAGCATTAAGGACAGGATAGCCCTTAAGATGATAGAAGAGGCGGAAAAAAAGGGCCTGTTAAAAAGGGGTTCGACCATCATAGAGGCCACAGCAGGAAATACCGGTGTGGCGCTGGCGCAGATCGCGGCTGTAAAGGGATACAAATGCCTCTTCGTAGTCCCCGATAAAATGAGCGAAGAAAAAGTGGCCCTGCTCAAGGCGTATGGCGCAAAGGTGGTGGTAACAAGATCGGATGTTGCGCCCGACAGTCCGGAAAATTACAGCGTCCTCGCAGTAAAGATAGCTTCCAAGACAAACAATTCCTTCATGCCCAGCCAGTTCACCAATCCCAGTAATCCAAAGACGCATTACCTAACTACGGGCCCCGAGACATGGCGCGATATGAAGGGAAAGATATCGGCATTGGTCTCCGGCGTTGGAACGGGCGGAACCATCTCCGGTTGCGGAAGATATCTTAAGGAACGAGATCCAAAGATAAAGATGATCCTTGCCGATCCAAAGGGATCGCTCCTGTCTGGCGGCAATGGTTCACCCTGGCTTGTCGAAGGGGTAGGCGAGGATTATTTTCCGAAGACATATAAAAGATCGGTGGTCGACGATATCGTAGTTGTGACCGACAAAGAGTCGTTCCTTATGGCAAGACGCCTTGCACGGGAAGAAGGGATATTTGCCGGGGGCTCTTCCGGCACCGCCCTGGCCGCGGCCGTGAAATATTGCAAAAAGAACAGGGTCGGCGGCAATGTCGTCATCATTCTTCCTGATACGGGAAGGAACTATCTAAGCAAGTGCCATTCCGATGAATGGATGAAGAAAAAAGGATTCTTATGAAAATAGGTACAAAGACGGTTCATAAAGGGCAAAGGCCCGACAAGGACACCGGAGCGGTCATCCCATCCATCTGCCAGACCACAACGTTCATGCAAAAAAGTCCGGGGAGACCCATAGGCGAGTTCGAATATACTCGCGCCGGGAATCCCAACTTTTCACGGCTTGAAGAGACCCTTGCATCCATCGAAAACGGGAGATACGCCACTGTTCTTAGCTCCGGGCTTGGCGCGCTAACGGCTTGGCTCTTTAGCGCGGGACGCTGCCATATCGTGGCGAACGAGGACCTCTATGGCGGCACCTATCGCCTTTTGATCAATGTCTTTGCGAAATACGGCGTAAAAAGCTCGTTCGCAAGGAGCGATGACCCCGGCATGTGGAAAAAGGCTGTGAGGCCGGAGACCAAATGGTTATTGATAGAGACGCCCACAAATCCCCTTCTAAAGATCGTTGACCTGAAACAGGCGTGCAGCTTTGCCCGTTCCAAAAATATCAAAGTCATCGTAGATAATACATTTGCCAGCCCTGTCTTTCAGAATCCTCTCGATCTTGGCGCGGACGTGGTCATCCACAGCTCAACAAAATATCTTGGCGGCCATTCGGACGTCATCGGCGGGGCTCTCATAACGAACGACAAGGAGCTCAAAAAGAGGTTCGATTTTTACCGAAAGGCCGCGGGGCTCAACCCGTCGCCGTTCGACTGCTGGCTTATAAGCCGTGGCATCAAGACGCTTGCATTAAGGATGGCCGCCCACGAAAAGAACGCTGCCGCAATAGCCAAATATCTGCGGAACCGCAGAGAGATAAAAGAGGTCTATTATCCCGGGCTCGCTTCACATCCCCAGCAGAGGCTCGCCCACCGCCAGATGAAAGGGTTCGGAGGCATGGTCACGGTAGAGTTTGGCAATGAAAAGTCCGCCAAGAGATTCATAAAGCGATTGAAGCTCTTCTGTCTCGCCGAGAGTCTTGGAGGTGTGGAATCGCTCGTCTGCCAGCCGTCGTCCATGACGCACGCATCGATACCATCAGAAGAACGGAAAAAGATAGGGATCAAAGATAACATGGTGAGACTTTCGGTCGGCATTGAAGATACAGATGATCTTTTGGAAGATATCGAGGCCGCCTTAAAGAGATAAAATATGCGAAGCAAGGTTTACGATGAAACACATGTAAGGATAAATGAGATCATCGGCCGCAGGTTCAATAATCCGCTGGGTGAACATTGGCTCTAAGTTGAAACGTTGTCGCAAAGAACTGGTGAATGAGGTTGGGAGGTCTGCCGCAGAAGACTTTAAAAGGAAGGCCTCTTCAATAATCAACGCCACAAAACATCACAAGTTCGGGCATATCGTCATATTTGCCAGTCCTTTTTAATAACA comes from Deltaproteobacteria bacterium CG11_big_fil_rev_8_21_14_0_20_49_13 and encodes:
- a CDS encoding transcriptional regulator, translated to MNIQAKELRERAHRAGHCLKGLANEARLVIVMTLRSGEKGVNELSEATGYPQPTVSQHLSKMKERDLVEARREGNQIFYSIKDKRLLEFLDLMKALFCK
- a CDS encoding cystathionine gamma-synthase, which encodes MKIGTKTVHKGQRPDKDTGAVIPSICQTTTFMQKSPGRPIGEFEYTRAGNPNFSRLEETLASIENGRYATVLSSGLGALTAWLFSAGRCHIVANEDLYGGTYRLLINVFAKYGVKSSFARSDDPGMWKKAVRPETKWLLIETPTNPLLKIVDLKQACSFARSKNIKVIVDNTFASPVFQNPLDLGADVVIHSSTKYLGGHSDVIGGALITNDKELKKRFDFYRKAAGLNPSPFDCWLISRGIKTLALRMAAHEKNAAAIAKYLRNRREIKEVYYPGLASHPQQRLAHRQMKGFGGMVTVEFGNEKSAKRFIKRLKLFCLAESLGGVESLVCQPSSMTHASIPSEERKKIGIKDNMVRLSVGIEDTDDLLEDIEAALKR